A genomic stretch from Pontivivens ytuae includes:
- the scpB gene encoding SMC-Scp complex subunit ScpB gives MTTATRKRKPADDSEAVFDQELEDLPQELRWREWMGRIEAVLFASASPVSREDLARVVGQGASVEMLIEDIQTELAGRPYELAQVAGGWMFRTKTQFADAIKAAADLGDPSLAFTEMEMRVLCAIAYHQPIDRAGLKDIFGKDVSRDLLARLRYKDLIASGPRSPRPGAPHTFVTTETFLVTFDLQSLRDLPELTSDTAACSGDTSE, from the coding sequence ATGACGACTGCGACACGGAAACGGAAACCGGCGGATGATAGTGAAGCCGTTTTTGACCAGGAACTCGAGGACCTGCCACAGGAACTGCGTTGGCGCGAATGGATGGGGCGGATCGAGGCGGTGCTCTTTGCCAGTGCCTCGCCGGTGAGCCGGGAGGACCTGGCCCGCGTGGTGGGGCAGGGGGCGTCGGTCGAGATGCTGATCGAAGACATCCAGACCGAGCTGGCCGGCCGTCCCTATGAGTTGGCCCAGGTCGCCGGTGGCTGGATGTTCCGGACGAAGACTCAGTTTGCCGATGCCATCAAGGCCGCGGCCGACCTAGGCGACCCGTCGCTCGCCTTCACCGAGATGGAGATGAGGGTACTCTGCGCAATCGCCTACCACCAGCCGATCGACCGGGCGGGTCTCAAGGACATCTTCGGCAAGGACGTGAGCCGCGATCTATTGGCCCGGCTGCGGTACAAGGATCTGATTGCCAGTGGTCCGCGCTCACCGCGGCCCGGTGCGCCGCATACCTTCGTGACGACGGAGACGTTTCTCGTGACGTTCGATCTGCAGAGCCTGCGAGACCTGCCGGAGTTGACCAGTGATACAGCGGCGTGCTCGGGCGATACATCTGAGTAG
- a CDS encoding PhoX family protein, which yields MSRREIIASPEHGNKAEAFEAFDDIPTNPNLGNTIGDVIARRYGRRDFLRGSLGVTATTALFGATALTAPRQAAAQTAADSRYVFNELAWGNDVNHHIAEGYNADILVRWGDPITADAPEFDVMNQTAEAQSQQFGYNNDYVGFAEIEPGRGMLCVNHEYTNEEVMFPGLGRQDRAGFEGMTEELVNIEMAAHGGSVFEIVKGDDGRWSVNRNNPANRRITANTPITFDGPAAGHPRLRTSADPAGMTVLGTINNCAGGMTPWGTYLMAEENFHGYFWTDVLDGEGDPDVSAQPEAASMERYGVPGRWYAWGQYHDRFNIDREPNEPNRFGYIVEVDPLNPDAMPIKHTALGRFRHEGAETTIASDGRLVIYSGDDNRFDYQYKWVSAEPVTEENSHFGSTLLSEGTLYVARFDDNGTVHWLPLVHGQGPLTAENGFESQADIAIDTRLAADLLGATPMDRPEDAQPRGDGTAYIMLTNNSRRAPEQVDAANPRPESNFGHIIEIKEEGGNHSAEFGTWSILVLCGDPEIEEVGAQWNPETSENGWFGSPDNCAIDNAGRLWISTDQGGNWGRTGKSDGLYSLETEGELRGHSKLFFRCPVGGELCGPYFADESRTLFLAVQHPGTDGTSDFAGFERDSTFEDPATRWPDFDDNMPPRPSVVVVTKEDGEPIAV from the coding sequence ATGTCCCGAAGAGAGATCATTGCGAGCCCCGAGCACGGCAACAAGGCCGAAGCATTCGAGGCGTTCGACGATATCCCGACCAACCCGAATCTGGGGAATACGATCGGGGATGTGATCGCGCGCCGCTATGGTCGCCGGGACTTCCTGCGCGGCTCGCTCGGCGTCACCGCGACCACTGCACTGTTCGGTGCGACGGCCCTGACCGCGCCGCGCCAGGCGGCTGCACAGACCGCCGCCGACAGCCGGTACGTGTTCAACGAGCTTGCCTGGGGCAACGACGTCAACCACCACATCGCGGAGGGCTACAACGCCGACATCCTGGTTCGCTGGGGTGATCCGATCACCGCGGACGCGCCCGAGTTCGACGTCATGAACCAGACGGCCGAGGCACAGTCCCAGCAGTTCGGCTACAACAACGACTATGTGGGCTTTGCCGAGATCGAGCCGGGCCGCGGCATGCTCTGCGTCAACCACGAATACACCAACGAGGAGGTCATGTTCCCGGGTCTCGGCCGTCAGGACCGCGCCGGGTTCGAGGGCATGACCGAGGAGCTGGTGAACATCGAGATGGCGGCCCATGGCGGCTCCGTCTTCGAGATCGTGAAGGGCGACGACGGCCGCTGGTCGGTCAACCGCAACAACCCGGCCAACCGCCGGATCACCGCGAACACCCCGATCACCTTCGACGGCCCTGCCGCCGGTCACCCGCGCCTGCGCACCTCCGCCGATCCCGCGGGCATGACGGTGCTGGGCACCATCAACAACTGTGCCGGCGGCATGACGCCCTGGGGCACCTACCTGATGGCCGAGGAGAACTTCCACGGCTACTTCTGGACCGACGTGCTCGATGGCGAGGGCGATCCGGACGTCTCCGCCCAGCCCGAGGCCGCGTCGATGGAGCGCTACGGCGTGCCCGGCCGCTGGTATGCCTGGGGCCAGTACCATGACCGCTTCAACATCGACCGCGAGCCGAACGAGCCCAACCGCTTCGGCTACATCGTCGAGGTCGATCCGCTGAACCCCGACGCGATGCCGATCAAGCACACCGCGCTTGGCCGCTTCCGCCACGAGGGCGCGGAGACCACCATCGCCTCCGACGGGCGGCTGGTGATCTACTCGGGCGACGACAACCGCTTCGACTATCAGTACAAGTGGGTCTCCGCCGAGCCAGTGACGGAGGAGAACAGCCATTTCGGCTCGACGCTGCTGTCGGAGGGCACGCTCTATGTCGCGCGGTTCGACGACAACGGCACGGTGCACTGGCTGCCGCTGGTCCACGGCCAGGGCCCGCTGACCGCGGAGAACGGGTTCGAGAGCCAGGCCGATATCGCCATCGACACGCGCCTCGCCGCCGACCTCTTGGGTGCGACGCCGATGGACCGGCCCGAGGACGCGCAGCCGCGCGGCGACGGCACGGCCTACATCATGCTCACCAACAACTCCCGCCGGGCGCCGGAGCAGGTGGATGCCGCCAACCCGCGGCCCGAGAGCAATTTCGGCCACATCATCGAGATCAAGGAAGAAGGCGGCAACCACTCCGCCGAGTTTGGCACCTGGTCGATCCTCGTCCTCTGCGGTGATCCCGAGATCGAGGAGGTGGGCGCCCAGTGGAACCCCGAAACCTCGGAGAACGGCTGGTTCGGCTCGCCGGACAACTGCGCGATCGACAATGCGGGTCGGCTCTGGATCTCGACCGATCAGGGCGGCAACTGGGGCAGGACGGGCAAGTCCGACGGCCTCTACTCGCTGGAGACCGAAGGTGAGCTGCGCGGCCACTCCAAGCTCTTCTTCCGCTGCCCGGTCGGCGGTGAGCTCTGCGGGCCGTACTTCGCGGATGAGAGCCGGACGCTGTTCCTCGCGGTCCAGCACCCGGGCACGGACGGCACGTCGGACTTCGCGGGCTTCGAGCGGGACTCCACGTTTGAGGACCCGGCGACCCGCTGGCCCGACTTCGACGACAACATGCCGCCGCGCCCGTCGGTTGTGGTCGTCACCAAGGAAGACGGCGAGCCCATCGCGGTCTGA
- a CDS encoding DUF262 domain-containing protein: MTIDVKDSFRANPRSVREFLLEPGQGCYIPAYQREYRWDKGNVDRLFEDVVMGLCQLPDRAKTISFLGTVIAIHDTTYATVKPVHRNEMPRSVMTIIDGQQRLSTFILIFIALHDQLCRHRRTFDRIEGEAETWLKTEIDKLSPELQDCVILDRRTGSGLNRYYPRIIRSFVDVWSSQPDTAKYDGAIASMIWQYISHVLGEEQSQREFRPSNLGDDDGPSANVLRVYSHIVNRLKRLGRQSEDQPELLDYAVKPGFGMQLLGYEIDESVVSRLQSLEDNPADRRFRDAFCGLIFGHYAQQRMAFTVVQTGSEDDAFDMFEALNTTGEPLTAFETFEPRVIEAEGLEAYEASEAHRQMKRVKTYLDQFIEQTDKVQKATSSMLVSFALADTGEKLGAKLNEQRRYLRKRFDDPDGGEGFRAAFIERLGDVADFMAVAWTADGLAGFGDLSVSDAQSIVSLEYLRNLNHTVTVAPLSRFFGHALAANEPEARRRAVADLSKAMKACASFSALWRGAFGGTANIDAVYRKVMAEGDGTSALSADPKGRVGTVDIRLLKSLLRSALEDKEIDTVERWTARAERCPIYTGSKPTAQFLLIAAAHDAEADRDASGLTVRGRVGVHPTLEPVAWSDLSAKEIEHVAPQSGVGSTWDQRIYEDRDILHSLGNLTLLPKLQNIVMSDHPWPMKRAGLKALAARTPEDFEALRQEARELGLELPAQGEAILASATYSPFNVPISSLQGDWDLDFLLSRSSRLAMRAWETLRPWLDD; the protein is encoded by the coding sequence ATGACCATCGATGTTAAGGATTCTTTTCGGGCGAATCCGCGTAGTGTTCGAGAATTTTTACTTGAGCCAGGGCAAGGCTGCTACATCCCAGCGTATCAGCGCGAGTATCGGTGGGATAAGGGAAACGTTGATCGGTTATTCGAAGATGTCGTGATGGGGCTGTGTCAACTTCCCGACCGAGCCAAGACGATCAGCTTTCTTGGTACGGTGATCGCCATCCACGACACGACTTATGCGACAGTTAAGCCAGTTCATCGAAACGAAATGCCTCGTTCGGTCATGACAATCATTGATGGGCAGCAAAGACTTTCGACATTTATTTTGATTTTCATAGCTCTCCACGATCAACTTTGTCGACACAGACGAACCTTCGATCGCATCGAAGGTGAAGCCGAAACCTGGCTCAAAACCGAGATCGACAAACTATCACCCGAGCTCCAAGACTGCGTCATTCTCGATAGAAGGACCGGCAGTGGTCTCAATCGGTACTACCCGCGGATCATCAGGTCGTTCGTGGATGTCTGGTCGTCGCAACCGGATACTGCAAAATATGATGGCGCGATCGCGAGCATGATATGGCAATACATCTCACACGTTCTCGGAGAAGAGCAATCGCAGCGAGAATTTCGGCCTAGTAACCTTGGCGATGACGACGGACCTTCTGCTAACGTGCTGCGGGTGTATTCGCACATTGTGAATAGGCTTAAGCGTTTGGGCCGGCAGTCAGAAGACCAACCGGAGTTACTCGACTATGCAGTTAAGCCTGGATTCGGAATGCAATTGTTGGGCTACGAAATTGATGAAAGCGTCGTATCACGACTTCAATCGCTCGAGGATAATCCTGCGGATAGACGTTTCCGAGACGCATTTTGTGGCCTTATATTTGGCCACTATGCGCAACAGCGGATGGCCTTTACGGTGGTGCAAACCGGTAGCGAAGATGATGCATTCGATATGTTCGAAGCGCTGAATACGACAGGCGAACCGCTCACAGCATTCGAAACATTTGAGCCAAGAGTTATCGAAGCAGAGGGTCTAGAAGCTTATGAAGCCTCCGAGGCACATAGGCAGATGAAGCGGGTCAAGACCTATCTCGATCAATTCATCGAACAGACTGACAAAGTTCAAAAAGCTACTTCGAGTATGCTCGTTTCTTTCGCACTTGCAGATACTGGTGAGAAGCTCGGCGCGAAATTGAATGAGCAACGTCGATATCTGAGAAAGCGTTTCGATGATCCGGATGGCGGCGAAGGCTTTCGGGCAGCTTTCATTGAACGTCTAGGAGACGTTGCTGACTTCATGGCCGTTGCCTGGACAGCAGATGGTTTGGCCGGGTTCGGTGACTTGTCAGTGTCCGACGCTCAATCCATTGTGAGCCTTGAGTACCTTAGAAACCTGAATCACACAGTGACAGTAGCCCCGCTTTCTCGGTTCTTTGGCCACGCTCTAGCCGCAAACGAACCGGAAGCGCGCCGCCGAGCAGTGGCGGATTTGTCCAAGGCTATGAAAGCTTGTGCGTCCTTCAGTGCACTTTGGCGTGGGGCATTTGGCGGAACAGCAAACATTGATGCAGTTTATCGGAAGGTGATGGCGGAAGGGGATGGTACTTCCGCGCTTTCGGCAGATCCGAAAGGACGAGTGGGCACTGTTGATATAAGGCTTCTGAAGTCGCTGCTTCGTAGCGCGTTAGAAGACAAGGAGATCGATACAGTCGAGCGATGGACTGCAAGAGCTGAAAGGTGCCCGATTTATACAGGCTCGAAACCAACGGCGCAGTTCCTCCTTATCGCAGCCGCTCATGACGCGGAAGCTGACAGGGATGCGTCTGGCTTAACCGTTAGAGGCCGTGTCGGAGTTCATCCGACCCTTGAGCCGGTAGCGTGGTCAGATTTATCTGCGAAGGAAATCGAGCATGTAGCGCCGCAATCTGGCGTGGGGTCAACTTGGGATCAGCGCATTTATGAGGACCGGGACATCCTACACTCGCTGGGAAACCTGACCTTGCTTCCGAAGCTGCAAAATATAGTGATGTCGGATCATCCTTGGCCAATGAAACGCGCGGGTCTGAAAGCACTGGCGGCACGCACACCAGAAGATTTTGAGGCTCTTCGGCAAGAAGCGCGTGAGCTTGGTTTGGAATTGCCTGCTCAGGGCGAGGCAATCCTAGCATCCGCAACCTATTCGCCTTTCAATGTTCCCATTTCGTCGCTTCAGGGCGACTGGGATCTTGATTTTCTCTTGAGTAGATCGTCTCGCCTAGCCATGCGGGCGTGGGAGACACTGCGCCCGTGGCTTGATGACTAA
- a CDS encoding IS3 family transposase (programmed frameshift): MARKRHSDEDILKLLREIELKLTAGDDVATACRGVGISDATYYNWRKRFGGMGRSQLSEMKSLEKENARLKKIVAELELDKLILKESEPPKAQGLTTEELRQAVLHTRQKLATSERRTCRVIGLARSSLQYQPTQRDDDALRLALIRLAKQYGRYGYRKITELLHMEGWRVNHKKVERLWREEGLQLPQRHKKRKRLYHKGSSIIRLRPTHPNHVWAIDFVHDKLSNGRSYKMLTVLDEFTRQALAVVVRTKMGADEVLEALYPLLLRHGSPEYIRSDNGPEFAAEAMQGWLRRVGIKPIRIYPGSPWENGYNERFNGTLRREVLNAEWFTTTKQAQIVINHWLRQYNHTRPHQALNMRPPVPETILEKPLISGPDTGG, encoded by the exons ATGGCGAGGAAGCGACATTCAGACGAAGACATCTTGAAGCTGCTGCGTGAGATCGAGCTGAAGCTGACGGCGGGCGATGACGTGGCCACTGCATGCCGCGGCGTCGGGATCAGCGACGCGACATACTACAACTGGCGGAAACGGTTTGGCGGGATGGGCCGGTCGCAGCTGTCGGAGATGAAGAGTTTGGAGAAAGAGAACGCCCGACTGAAGAAGATCGTCGCCGAGCTCGAACTGGACAAGCTCATACTCAAGGAAAGC GAACCACCTAAAGCCCAGGGCCTGACCACAGAGGAGCTTCGTCAGGCCGTCCTTCACACACGCCAGAAGCTTGCCACGTCTGAGCGGCGGACCTGCCGGGTGATTGGCCTGGCGCGGAGCTCCCTGCAATATCAGCCAACACAGAGAGACGATGATGCGCTACGGTTGGCTCTGATCCGGTTGGCGAAGCAGTACGGGCGATATGGCTACCGCAAGATCACGGAGCTGCTTCACATGGAAGGCTGGCGGGTCAATCACAAGAAGGTCGAGCGGCTCTGGCGTGAGGAAGGATTGCAGCTTCCGCAGCGGCACAAAAAGCGCAAGCGGCTCTACCACAAGGGCAGCTCGATCATCCGGCTTCGGCCCACGCACCCGAACCATGTTTGGGCAATAGACTTCGTGCATGACAAGCTCAGCAATGGGCGCAGTTACAAGATGCTGACGGTTCTCGACGAGTTCACGCGGCAGGCCTTGGCTGTTGTGGTCCGCACCAAGATGGGTGCCGACGAAGTTCTCGAAGCACTCTATCCGCTCCTGCTGCGCCACGGTTCCCCGGAGTATATCCGGTCCGATAACGGACCCGAGTTCGCAGCAGAGGCGATGCAGGGCTGGCTTCGGCGTGTTGGGATCAAGCCCATCCGCATCTACCCAGGATCACCCTGGGAGAACGGATACAACGAGCGCTTCAATGGGACATTACGGCGAGAGGTTCTCAATGCGGAGTGGTTCACGACGACCAAGCAAGCTCAGATCGTCATCAATCACTGGCTCAGGCAGTACAATCACACCCGACCGCATCAGGCACTCAACATGCGCCCACCCGTTCCTGAAACAATATTAGAGAAACCCCTGATCAGTGGCCCAGACACAGGGGGCTAG
- a CDS encoding DUF1403 family protein, with protein MTYQPATISDDLSKLPHLPRWVTSGRLQTLETVAFRSGVALTVLDQLVSDPRYGVPVKLLANRLALSAATATSKLEGRMARGADIRDAWYLTPPGEARGPDGDLLALWRETVRLRLNGPGEIADLVGAEFADEVGVWLDAGLEEARAHGPLSGCLAILRAVLDADDRAERVACLLSDIVMARTLNWKRVLPVTAQRLTKTVLRDLTAGGQGADLPAEVRILEAIEESVRVARDLTRRAEALRAVAPKLRAKGSDAAVELFLTEDAVAPASMLSPRVRGTSIPMSPRAARRFCDRLVELGVARELTGRPTFRLYGVTP; from the coding sequence ATGACATACCAGCCCGCCACCATTTCCGACGACTTGAGCAAGCTACCGCACCTACCCCGTTGGGTCACCTCCGGGCGATTGCAAACGCTTGAAACTGTGGCCTTTCGGTCCGGGGTAGCCCTAACGGTGCTCGACCAGCTCGTCAGCGATCCCAGGTATGGCGTGCCGGTGAAACTGCTGGCCAACCGGCTGGCGCTGAGCGCGGCGACGGCGACCTCGAAACTGGAAGGCCGCATGGCACGAGGGGCAGATATCCGCGACGCCTGGTACCTGACGCCACCCGGCGAGGCCCGAGGCCCGGACGGTGATCTGCTTGCCTTGTGGCGCGAGACTGTGCGGCTTCGGCTGAACGGACCCGGCGAGATCGCCGACTTGGTCGGAGCGGAGTTTGCAGACGAGGTGGGCGTCTGGCTCGATGCGGGTTTGGAGGAGGCAAGGGCCCATGGACCGCTGTCGGGTTGTCTGGCCATCCTGCGCGCCGTGCTCGACGCCGACGACCGGGCGGAGCGGGTCGCCTGCCTGTTGTCTGATATCGTCATGGCACGGACGCTGAATTGGAAGCGGGTGCTGCCCGTGACTGCGCAGCGTCTGACAAAGACGGTTCTGCGCGACCTGACCGCAGGAGGGCAGGGGGCCGATCTGCCAGCCGAGGTGCGGATCCTCGAGGCCATCGAAGAGTCGGTCCGGGTGGCGCGGGATCTGACCCGACGCGCCGAGGCCCTTCGCGCCGTTGCGCCGAAGCTGCGGGCCAAAGGGTCGGACGCTGCGGTCGAGCTGTTCCTGACCGAGGATGCCGTGGCGCCGGCCTCAATGCTCTCGCCGAGAGTCCGCGGCACGTCGATTCCCATGTCGCCGCGCGCTGCGCGGCGGTTTTGTGACCGCTTAGTCGAACTCGGTGTCGCGCGGGAACTGACCGGGCGGCCGACTTTCCGGCTGTATGGGGTCACGCCATGA